A single genomic interval of Pseudorasbora parva isolate DD20220531a chromosome 21, ASM2467924v1, whole genome shotgun sequence harbors:
- the gdf2 gene encoding growth/differentiation factor 2, translating to MQGLRYLLLLMSINFATSVGLCEGKSLGDIGSLEDAMFIQAEEQSLEEEEDFNSKLDNFLGFMKEDFLRKLNLSGVPQEHRKVQPPQFMIELYNKYASDKTSIPRSDVIRSFVIQDVIYSIRHGNKTQHRLLFNVSIPNHEEITSVQLRLFTLWERSKTTCADLFTSINVYGVEYKQDTNILHLLDGRDVTEARNTWEAFDVTSAVRIWHDSGCGAGELQVEIEHGGKSLDISLGLDDNSSAVVIVFSDDLGNRKGESMNEVNEMLLHEKERIFLENHAPVDKHPRKKRKAENNYCRRTSLRVNFKDIGWHKWIVAPPEYDAYECKGVCHFPLTDDVSPSKHAIIQTLVNLRNPKKANMACCVPTKLDPIAVMYQEKGVITVRHLYEEMKVAKCGCR from the exons ATGCAGGGTTTACGATATTTGCTCCTTTTAATGTCCATCAATTTTGCTACTTCAGTTGGGCTCTGCGAGGGGAAATCTTTAGGGGACATTGGCAGTTTGGAAGATGCAATGTTCATTCAGGCAGAAGAGCAAAGCCTTGAGGAAGAAGAGGACTTCAATTCCAAGTTGGATAATTTTTTGGGTTTCATGAAAGAGGATTTCTTGAGGAAGCTGAATTTATCAGGCGTGCCGCAGGAACACAGAAAGGTTCAACCTCCTCAGTTCATGATCGAGCTCTATAATAAATATGCATCTGATAAGACTTCCATCCCTCGGTCGGATGTTATCCGAAGCTTCGTCATACAGG ATGTTATTTATTCCATCAGACACGgcaacaaaacacaacacaggCTTCTATTCAATGTTTCCATCCCAAACCATGAAGAGATCACATCAGTCCAGCTAAGGCTGTTCACTCTCTGGGAAAGAAGTAAAACCACCTGCGCTGACCTCTTCACATCCATCAATGTTTATGGCGTAGAATACAAGCAGGATACAAACATTTTACACCTTTTGGATGGGAGAGACGTAACTGAGGCCAGAAACACATGGGAGGCTTTCGACGTGACAAGCGCTGTCAGGATTTGGCACGATTCTGGATGCGGGGCGGGTGAACTCCAGGTGGAAATCGAACACGGCGGTAAATCCCTTGACATAAGCCTGGGCTTAGACGACAACAGCTCGGCCGTCGTGATAGTTTTTTCGGATGATCTCGGGAACAGAAAGGGAGAGTCGATGAATGAGGTCAACGAGATGCTTCTTCATGAGAAGGAGCGGATATTTTTGGAAAATCATGCTCCTGTGGACAAGCACCCCAGGAAGAAGAGGAAAGCAGAGAACAATTACTGTCGGAGAACATCGCTGAGGGTGAACTTCAAAGACATCGGATGGCATAAATGGATTGTGGCTCCACCTGAATATGATGCTTATGAGTGTAAAGGGGTGTGCCATTTCCCCCTGACGGATGATGTAAGCCCCTCCAAACATGCGATCATCCAAACTCTGGTTAACCTGAGAAATCCGAAAAAGGCAAACATGGCATGTTGCGTCCCGACCAAACTGGACCCAATCGCTGTCATGTACCAAGAAAAGGGTGTCATCACGGTCCGACACCTCTATGAGGAGATGAAAGTAGCAAAGTGTGGATGTAGGTAG